Proteins encoded together in one Solanum lycopersicum chromosome 7, SLM_r2.1 window:
- the LOC101258082 gene encoding uncharacterized protein isoform X1 yields the protein MSFSCSSSYFQFPSTFQRRTLHCRWKHRRLKWNQRRRRRHTVVAIMNLNHMPLHNLFQNIVSRFPSVNSLDLIAPALGFVSGFALYLSQSQTSVKLLETSLPELGEWILFTSPTPFNRFVVLRCPSISFQDSELMEDANERLVKEDRHFLRLDSGRIQVRDYECCDEKLVYQRVCLSTEDGGVVSLDWPANLNLEEQYGLDSTLVIVPGTTEGSMDKNIREFVVESLRRGCFPVVMNPRGCAGSPLTTARLFTAADSDDISTVVQFINKKRPWSTVMSVAWGHGANMLTKYLAEVGEKTPLTAATCINNPFDLEEATRTTPYHIDLDQKLTRGLVDILRSNMELFQGRGKGFDVENALLATSVRDFEKAISMVSYGFNAIEDFYAKSSTRDVVGKVKIPLLFIQSDEGSAPLFSVPRSSIAENPYTSLLLCSYFPHNETTNSRSTLSWFQHLTIEWLTAVEVGLLKGRHPLLEDVDVSINLSKDVTLVGRPSDRSFRSNKLLNLPNSDALDSCSLDPSLKILEGGDIEETIYSRCGRDFKDLGSTVQLQEPYITLENGSADDAEPREDEAGSPVDGERGQVLQTAEVVMNMLDVTMPDTLTEEQKKKVLTAVGQGETIMKALQDAVPDDVRGKLTTAVSGILHNQGSNLKFDGLQSVGHTPNVTSSSMSNTDGGSETSGLSNAKTRASDFSDEFDKNDSSIDKSSQELVSEPEAVDNVQKSVDTGQSQAMSSHGSEVPALDNNGSADLSVERTSLTSDCIEIESKAGAKVESSSGSEVDGDTDKVIAEQSKVQHDGGKYQTDLKEVISTQQKEEKITDMCSDQNKSTSSPQIDEKTLLAASPSETNAMENEGSDNVKREERSTQTNSNQITPNAISQSFDVSQALDALTGIDDSTQLAVNSVFHVLEDMINQLDGVRNTEGEIQNGDGKDGLEKSGTKDGDNEDGLTNRDKVLDQNTSRMVENHDLDDVEKRESEVISDSQAKYETDLFGKVESNTVDFQESDRENHTEGDLKRKNVVNGEVPPEDSLKSLNYIQKTVPVYMNTNFSGDPLYKEYLQSYLSSKAVITKPLDLDTTTALFLDYFPEEGQWQLLEQTGSNSGISDRVAADEKSHVEMQHDSPMKNNNMDNVIEPSYVIFDPENQNPDEECVTSNNSDENVEVDNDTTHGSALFLRNIIVDALKVEVGRKVNAEDLEEMQPKLSNELEHVANSICETVGHEEELISFIKSKDRTSGKVGTLHAEHVVRAISSAVQGTSYLRRTLPVGVIVGCSLASLRKFFDVYAEEVNGQSKELILDEISELEKVDPIPTASKRINEMHPNEQVYRLQSPTCQVEGAADSENSEGNAVMVGAVTAALGASVLLVPQQDAETFEGYSKTFEDEKNQSKEVGKADEETVDKTNNNIVTSLAEKAMSVAAPVVPMKEDGAVDHERLVSILAELGQKGGILKVVAKVALLWGGIRGAISLTDRLISFLRIAERPLFQRILAFVCMVLVLWSPVFVPFLPTLVQSWTTKKPSRTAEIICIIGLYMSIFLLVTLWGKRIRGYEKPLDQYGLDMTSMHKVQIFLKGLFGGTILVLLIYSVNSLIGCVDFRFPMAPPTSSAALTWLKVYGRIFVLFVQGVATATSVATVEELLFRSWLPDEIAADLGYYRGIIISGLAFALFQRSLWAVPSLWLLSLALAGVRQRSQSLFLAIGLRSGILACSHILQTGFFLTYLPKFPPWFTGSSPAQPFSGVVGLAFALSLAILLYPVEPLHRKKIARKIKE from the exons ATGAGTTTTTCATGTAGTAGCAGTTATTTTCAGTTTCCTTCAACGTTTCAGAGAAGAACACTTCATTGCCGATGGAAGCATCGGAGATTGAAATGGAATCagcgtcgtcgtcgtcgtcatacAGTTGTCGCTATTATGAATTTAAATCATATGCCATTACATAATCTATTTCAAAACATAGTTTCGCGATTTCCTTCTGTAAATTCACTCGATTTAATTGCTCCAGCTCTAGGTTTTGTATCTGGTTTTGCTCTCTACCTATCTCAATCGCAAACGTCAGTAAAGCTTCTAGAAACTTCTCTTCCGGAACTCGGAGAATGGATCTTATTCACTAGTCCGACGCCGTTTAATCGATTTGTTGTATTACGCTGTCCATCTATATCGTTTCAGGATAGTGAGCTTATGGAGGATGCGAATGAGAGGCTTGTGAAGGAAGATAGGCATTTCCTGAGGCTAGATAGTGGGAGAATTCAGGTGAGGGATTATGAGTGTTGTGATGAGAAGTTGGTGTATCAGAGAGTGTGTTTGAGTACGGAGGATGGAGGAGTTGTGTCGCTGGATTGGCCGGCGAATTTGAACTTGGAAGAGCAATATGGATTGGATTCGACTTTGGTGATTGTTCCGGGAACTACTGAGGGAAGTATGGATAAGAATATTCGAGAATTTGTTGTTGAGAGTTTGAGGAGAGGGTGTTTTCCTGTTGTCATGAATCCTAGAGGTTGTGCGGGTTCACCATTAACAACTGCCAG GTTATTTACAGCTGCTGACAGCGATGATATCTCCACAGTTGTCCAATTTATCAACAAGAAAAGGCCGTGGTCAACAGTAATGAGTGTGGCCTGGGGTCATGGCGCTAACATGTTGACAAAGTATCTGGCTGAGGTTGGAGAAAAAACACCTCTTACAGCTGCTACGTGCATAAACAATCCTTTTGACCTAGAGGAAGCAACAAGAACCACACCTTATCACATTGATTTAGACCAAAAGCTCACACGGGGCTTAGTAGATATATTGAGATCTAACATG GAACTATTTCAAGGTCGTGGAAAAGGCTTTGATGTTGAAAATGCTCTTTTGGCAACATCTGTTAGGGACTTTGAGAAAGCAATATCAATGGTGTCTTATGGTTTTAATGCTATTGAGGATTTCTATGCAAAATCCAGTACAAGGGATGTGGTTGGCAAAGTAAAGATTCCTCTACTTTTTATACAG AGTGATGAAGGGTCAGCCCCCTTGTTCTCTGTTCCACGCAGTTCAATAGCAGAAAACCCATACACAAGCCTACTTTTGTGCTCTTATTTTCCACATAATGAAACAACAAATAGCAGATCAACTCTATCTTGGTTCCAGCATCTTACAATTGAG TGGCTCACAGCTGTGGAGGTTGGACTTTTGAAGGGTCGTCATCCTCTTCTGGAAGATGTTGATGTAAGCATTAATCTGTCCAAGGATGTTACGCTTGTGGGCAGACCATCTGATAGAAGTTTTAGATCAAACAAGCTCTTGAATCTTCCGAACTCAGATGCTTTAGATAGTTGCTCCCTGGATCCGTCACTGAAAATACTTGAAGGAGGAGATATTGAAGAAACGATTTATTCAAGATGTGGAAGAGATTTTAAAGATCTCGGAAGCACTGTACAGCTACAAGAACCCTATATCACCTTAGAAAATGGTAGTGCTGATGATGCAGAACCAAGAGAAGATGAGGCTGGAAGTCCTGTTGATGGTGAAAGAGGCCAAGTGCTACAGACTGCAGAAGTAGTCATGAATATGCTTGATGTGACAATGCCTGACACCCTAACAGAAGAACAGAAGAAGAAG GTCCTGACGGCTGTTGGTCAAGGGGAGACAATAATGAAAGCATTGCAAGATGCTGTTCCTGATGATGTTCGTGGAAAGCTTACAACTGCTGTCTCTGGAATTTTGCACAATCAAGGTTCAAATCTCAAATTTGATGGACTACAAAGTGTTGGACATACTCCAAACGTGACATCAAGCTCAATGTCAAATACAGACGGTGGAAGTGAAACTTCTGGCTTATCAAATGCGAAGACGAGGGCTAGCGATTTTTCAGATGAATTTGATAAGAATGACTCTAGCATAGACAAGAGCTCTCAAGAGCTTGTTTCAGAACCTGAGGCAGTGGATAACGTGCAAAAATCTGTAGATACAGGTCAGTCTCAAGCAATGAGTAGCCATGGAAGTGAAGTTCCTGCTTTAGATAACAATGGAAGTGCAGATCTTTCTGTAGAAAGAACTTCCCTAACTTCTGATTGCATAGAAATTGAGTCTAAAGCTGGAGCTAAGGTTGAGAGTTCAAGTGGGTCTGAGGTGGATGGTGATACTGATAAAGTGATTGCTGAGCAATCCAAAGTGCAGCATGATGGTGGGAAATATCAGACGGACTTGAAAGAAGTGATCTCTACCCaacaaaaggaagaaaaaattaCTGATATGTGTAGTGATCAGAACAAGTCAACATCTTCCCCCCAGATAGATGAAAAAACATTACTTGCGGCATCGCCTTCTGAGACCAACGCTATGGAAAATGAAGGTTCTGATAATgtcaaaagagaagaaagaagtaCGCAGACCAATTCAAATCAAATAACTCCCAATGccatttcccaaagctttgatGTTTCTCAAGCACTGGATGCCCTGACTGGAATTGATGATTCAACTCAGTTAGCAGTTAACAGTGTATTTCATGTACTTGAAGATATGATTAATCAGTTGGATGGGGTAAGAAACACAGAAGGTGAAATCCAGAACGGAGACGGTAAAGATGGACTTGAGAAAAGTGGAACCAAGGATGGGGACAATGAGGATGGACTAACGAACAGAGACAAGGTTCTTGATCAAAATACTAGCCGTATGGTTGAAAACCATGATTTAGATGATGTTGAGAAGAGAGAGAGCGAAGTGATTTCAGATTCCCAAGCAAAATATGAAACAGATTTATTTGGTAAAGTTGAAAGTAATACCGTCGATTTTCAAGAAAGTGACAGAGAAAACCACACAGAAGGTGATTTGAAGAGAAAAAATGTTGTCAATGGAGAGGTTCCTCCAGAGGATTCACTTAAGTCTTTGAATTACATTCAAAAAACTGTTCCTGTCTACATGAATACCAATTTCTCTGGAGACCCGCTTTACAAAGAATATCTTCAAAGCTATTTAAGTTCAAAGGCTGTGATAACCAAACCATTAGATTTAGATACCACAACAGCTTTGTTTCTGGACTACTTCCCAGAAGAAGGACAATGGCAACTTTTGGAGCAGACTGGGAGTAATAGTGGCATATCTGATCGTGTTGCAGCTGATGAAAAAAGTCATGTGGAGATGCAGCATGATTCCcctatgaaaaataataatatggatAATGTTATTGAACCATCTTATGTAATATTTGACCCTGAAAACCAGAATCCTGATGAAGAATGTGTGACTTCAAACAACTCTGATGAGAATGTTGAAGTTGATAATGACACCACACATGGATCTgccttatttttaagaaatattataGTGGATGCTTTAAAGGTCGAAGTCGGACGGAAAGTAAATGCTGAAGACCTGGAGGAAATGCAGCCCAAACTCTCCAATGAACTGGAACATGTTGCAAATTCTATCTGTGAGACTGTGGGGCATGAAGAGGAGCTTATTTCATTTATCAAGAGTAAGGACCGTACTTCCGGGAAAGTGGGTACACTTCATGCAGAGCATGTTGTACGTGCTATTTCATCAGCAGTTCAGGGAACTAGTTATTTGAGAAGGACATTGCCTGTTGGAGTTATTGTAGGCTGCAGCTTGGCTTCTTTGAGAAAGTTTTTTGATGTATATGCAGAAGAAGTAAATGGCCAAAGCAAAGAGTTGATCCTTGATGAAATAAGTGAACTGGAGAAAGTAGATCCTATCCCAACAGCCagcaagaggattaatgaaatGCATCCTAATGAACAAGTGTATAGATTGCAGAGTCCAACTTGCCAAGTTGAGGGAGCAGCTGATTCAGAAAATTCAGAGGGAAATGCTGTTATGGTTGGAGCTGTTACGGCAGCCCTCGGAGCATCGGTACTGCTTGTCCCTCAACAG GATGCTGAAACTTTTGAGGGTTATTCAAAAACCTTTGAGGATGAGAAAAATCAAAGCAAAGAAGTGGGCAAGGCTGATGAGGAAACTGTTGATAAAACTAACAACAACATAGTCACAAGCCTTGCTGAGAAAGCCATGTCTGTAGCTGCTCCTGTGGTGCCTATGAAAGAAGATGGTGCAGTGGATCATGAAAG GCTGGTGTCGATATTGGCGGAGTTGGGACAGAAGGGTGGCATTCTGAAAGTGGTCGCAAAAGTTGCATTGCTTTGGGGTGGTATACGAGGTGCTATTAGTCTAACTGACAGGCTCATCTCATTTCTGCGCATAGCTGAACGTCCTTTGTTCCAGAG GATTCTTGCATTTGTTTGTATGGTGCTTGTTTTATGGTCACCAGTGTTTGTTCCATTTCTCCCTACACTTGTGCAAAGTTGGACAACAAAGAAGCCATCCAGGACTGCTGagattatttgtattattgGCCTCTACATGTCTATTTTCTTACTAGTTACTCTATGGGGCAAAAGGATACGTGGCTATGAGAAACCGCTTGACCAGTATGGACTAGATATGACTTCAATGCATAAG GTACAGATTTTTCTGAAAGGTTTATTTGGAGGAACCATCCTTGTTTTGCTAATATATTCTGTGAACTCCTTAATTGGCTGTGTTGATTTCCGTTTTCCCATGGCTCCTCCAACCTCTTCAGCAGCTTTAACCTGGCTAAAGGTGTATGGTCggatatttgttttatttgttcaaGGAGTTGCAACGGCAACAAGTGTTGCCACTGTTGAGGAGCTTCTTTTCAGGTCATGGTTGCCTGACGAAATTGCTGCTGACCTGGGATATTATCGTGGAATTATAATTTCTGGACTCGCATTTGCTTTGTTTCAAAG GTCACTTTGGGCAGTGCCGAGTTTGTGGCTATTGTCACTGGCTCTTGCAGGTGTTCGACAAAGAAGCCAAAGCCTCTTCCTTGCAATTGGGCTGCGTTCAGGGATACTGGCTTGTAGTCATATTTTACAGACTGGTttctttttgacttatttaCCAAAATTCCCTCCATGGTTCACGGGGTCTTCTCCAGCTCAACCATTTAGTGGAGTAGTTGGCCTTGCGTTTGCTTTGTCACTGGCAATACTTCTGTACCCTGTGGAGCCTCTTCATAGGAAGAAAATAGCCAGGAAAATCAAGGAATGA
- the LOC101258082 gene encoding uncharacterized protein isoform X2, with protein MSVAWGHGANMLTKYLAEVGEKTPLTAATCINNPFDLEEATRTTPYHIDLDQKLTRGLVDILRSNMELFQGRGKGFDVENALLATSVRDFEKAISMVSYGFNAIEDFYAKSSTRDVVGKVKIPLLFIQSDEGSAPLFSVPRSSIAENPYTSLLLCSYFPHNETTNSRSTLSWFQHLTIEWLTAVEVGLLKGRHPLLEDVDVSINLSKDVTLVGRPSDRSFRSNKLLNLPNSDALDSCSLDPSLKILEGGDIEETIYSRCGRDFKDLGSTVQLQEPYITLENGSADDAEPREDEAGSPVDGERGQVLQTAEVVMNMLDVTMPDTLTEEQKKKVLTAVGQGETIMKALQDAVPDDVRGKLTTAVSGILHNQGSNLKFDGLQSVGHTPNVTSSSMSNTDGGSETSGLSNAKTRASDFSDEFDKNDSSIDKSSQELVSEPEAVDNVQKSVDTGQSQAMSSHGSEVPALDNNGSADLSVERTSLTSDCIEIESKAGAKVESSSGSEVDGDTDKVIAEQSKVQHDGGKYQTDLKEVISTQQKEEKITDMCSDQNKSTSSPQIDEKTLLAASPSETNAMENEGSDNVKREERSTQTNSNQITPNAISQSFDVSQALDALTGIDDSTQLAVNSVFHVLEDMINQLDGVRNTEGEIQNGDGKDGLEKSGTKDGDNEDGLTNRDKVLDQNTSRMVENHDLDDVEKRESEVISDSQAKYETDLFGKVESNTVDFQESDRENHTEGDLKRKNVVNGEVPPEDSLKSLNYIQKTVPVYMNTNFSGDPLYKEYLQSYLSSKAVITKPLDLDTTTALFLDYFPEEGQWQLLEQTGSNSGISDRVAADEKSHVEMQHDSPMKNNNMDNVIEPSYVIFDPENQNPDEECVTSNNSDENVEVDNDTTHGSALFLRNIIVDALKVEVGRKVNAEDLEEMQPKLSNELEHVANSICETVGHEEELISFIKSKDRTSGKVGTLHAEHVVRAISSAVQGTSYLRRTLPVGVIVGCSLASLRKFFDVYAEEVNGQSKELILDEISELEKVDPIPTASKRINEMHPNEQVYRLQSPTCQVEGAADSENSEGNAVMVGAVTAALGASVLLVPQQDAETFEGYSKTFEDEKNQSKEVGKADEETVDKTNNNIVTSLAEKAMSVAAPVVPMKEDGAVDHERLVSILAELGQKGGILKVVAKVALLWGGIRGAISLTDRLISFLRIAERPLFQRILAFVCMVLVLWSPVFVPFLPTLVQSWTTKKPSRTAEIICIIGLYMSIFLLVTLWGKRIRGYEKPLDQYGLDMTSMHKVQIFLKGLFGGTILVLLIYSVNSLIGCVDFRFPMAPPTSSAALTWLKVYGRIFVLFVQGVATATSVATVEELLFRSWLPDEIAADLGYYRGIIISGLAFALFQRSLWAVPSLWLLSLALAGVRQRSQSLFLAIGLRSGILACSHILQTGFFLTYLPKFPPWFTGSSPAQPFSGVVGLAFALSLAILLYPVEPLHRKKIARKIKE; from the exons ATGAGTGTGGCCTGGGGTCATGGCGCTAACATGTTGACAAAGTATCTGGCTGAGGTTGGAGAAAAAACACCTCTTACAGCTGCTACGTGCATAAACAATCCTTTTGACCTAGAGGAAGCAACAAGAACCACACCTTATCACATTGATTTAGACCAAAAGCTCACACGGGGCTTAGTAGATATATTGAGATCTAACATG GAACTATTTCAAGGTCGTGGAAAAGGCTTTGATGTTGAAAATGCTCTTTTGGCAACATCTGTTAGGGACTTTGAGAAAGCAATATCAATGGTGTCTTATGGTTTTAATGCTATTGAGGATTTCTATGCAAAATCCAGTACAAGGGATGTGGTTGGCAAAGTAAAGATTCCTCTACTTTTTATACAG AGTGATGAAGGGTCAGCCCCCTTGTTCTCTGTTCCACGCAGTTCAATAGCAGAAAACCCATACACAAGCCTACTTTTGTGCTCTTATTTTCCACATAATGAAACAACAAATAGCAGATCAACTCTATCTTGGTTCCAGCATCTTACAATTGAG TGGCTCACAGCTGTGGAGGTTGGACTTTTGAAGGGTCGTCATCCTCTTCTGGAAGATGTTGATGTAAGCATTAATCTGTCCAAGGATGTTACGCTTGTGGGCAGACCATCTGATAGAAGTTTTAGATCAAACAAGCTCTTGAATCTTCCGAACTCAGATGCTTTAGATAGTTGCTCCCTGGATCCGTCACTGAAAATACTTGAAGGAGGAGATATTGAAGAAACGATTTATTCAAGATGTGGAAGAGATTTTAAAGATCTCGGAAGCACTGTACAGCTACAAGAACCCTATATCACCTTAGAAAATGGTAGTGCTGATGATGCAGAACCAAGAGAAGATGAGGCTGGAAGTCCTGTTGATGGTGAAAGAGGCCAAGTGCTACAGACTGCAGAAGTAGTCATGAATATGCTTGATGTGACAATGCCTGACACCCTAACAGAAGAACAGAAGAAGAAG GTCCTGACGGCTGTTGGTCAAGGGGAGACAATAATGAAAGCATTGCAAGATGCTGTTCCTGATGATGTTCGTGGAAAGCTTACAACTGCTGTCTCTGGAATTTTGCACAATCAAGGTTCAAATCTCAAATTTGATGGACTACAAAGTGTTGGACATACTCCAAACGTGACATCAAGCTCAATGTCAAATACAGACGGTGGAAGTGAAACTTCTGGCTTATCAAATGCGAAGACGAGGGCTAGCGATTTTTCAGATGAATTTGATAAGAATGACTCTAGCATAGACAAGAGCTCTCAAGAGCTTGTTTCAGAACCTGAGGCAGTGGATAACGTGCAAAAATCTGTAGATACAGGTCAGTCTCAAGCAATGAGTAGCCATGGAAGTGAAGTTCCTGCTTTAGATAACAATGGAAGTGCAGATCTTTCTGTAGAAAGAACTTCCCTAACTTCTGATTGCATAGAAATTGAGTCTAAAGCTGGAGCTAAGGTTGAGAGTTCAAGTGGGTCTGAGGTGGATGGTGATACTGATAAAGTGATTGCTGAGCAATCCAAAGTGCAGCATGATGGTGGGAAATATCAGACGGACTTGAAAGAAGTGATCTCTACCCaacaaaaggaagaaaaaattaCTGATATGTGTAGTGATCAGAACAAGTCAACATCTTCCCCCCAGATAGATGAAAAAACATTACTTGCGGCATCGCCTTCTGAGACCAACGCTATGGAAAATGAAGGTTCTGATAATgtcaaaagagaagaaagaagtaCGCAGACCAATTCAAATCAAATAACTCCCAATGccatttcccaaagctttgatGTTTCTCAAGCACTGGATGCCCTGACTGGAATTGATGATTCAACTCAGTTAGCAGTTAACAGTGTATTTCATGTACTTGAAGATATGATTAATCAGTTGGATGGGGTAAGAAACACAGAAGGTGAAATCCAGAACGGAGACGGTAAAGATGGACTTGAGAAAAGTGGAACCAAGGATGGGGACAATGAGGATGGACTAACGAACAGAGACAAGGTTCTTGATCAAAATACTAGCCGTATGGTTGAAAACCATGATTTAGATGATGTTGAGAAGAGAGAGAGCGAAGTGATTTCAGATTCCCAAGCAAAATATGAAACAGATTTATTTGGTAAAGTTGAAAGTAATACCGTCGATTTTCAAGAAAGTGACAGAGAAAACCACACAGAAGGTGATTTGAAGAGAAAAAATGTTGTCAATGGAGAGGTTCCTCCAGAGGATTCACTTAAGTCTTTGAATTACATTCAAAAAACTGTTCCTGTCTACATGAATACCAATTTCTCTGGAGACCCGCTTTACAAAGAATATCTTCAAAGCTATTTAAGTTCAAAGGCTGTGATAACCAAACCATTAGATTTAGATACCACAACAGCTTTGTTTCTGGACTACTTCCCAGAAGAAGGACAATGGCAACTTTTGGAGCAGACTGGGAGTAATAGTGGCATATCTGATCGTGTTGCAGCTGATGAAAAAAGTCATGTGGAGATGCAGCATGATTCCcctatgaaaaataataatatggatAATGTTATTGAACCATCTTATGTAATATTTGACCCTGAAAACCAGAATCCTGATGAAGAATGTGTGACTTCAAACAACTCTGATGAGAATGTTGAAGTTGATAATGACACCACACATGGATCTgccttatttttaagaaatattataGTGGATGCTTTAAAGGTCGAAGTCGGACGGAAAGTAAATGCTGAAGACCTGGAGGAAATGCAGCCCAAACTCTCCAATGAACTGGAACATGTTGCAAATTCTATCTGTGAGACTGTGGGGCATGAAGAGGAGCTTATTTCATTTATCAAGAGTAAGGACCGTACTTCCGGGAAAGTGGGTACACTTCATGCAGAGCATGTTGTACGTGCTATTTCATCAGCAGTTCAGGGAACTAGTTATTTGAGAAGGACATTGCCTGTTGGAGTTATTGTAGGCTGCAGCTTGGCTTCTTTGAGAAAGTTTTTTGATGTATATGCAGAAGAAGTAAATGGCCAAAGCAAAGAGTTGATCCTTGATGAAATAAGTGAACTGGAGAAAGTAGATCCTATCCCAACAGCCagcaagaggattaatgaaatGCATCCTAATGAACAAGTGTATAGATTGCAGAGTCCAACTTGCCAAGTTGAGGGAGCAGCTGATTCAGAAAATTCAGAGGGAAATGCTGTTATGGTTGGAGCTGTTACGGCAGCCCTCGGAGCATCGGTACTGCTTGTCCCTCAACAG GATGCTGAAACTTTTGAGGGTTATTCAAAAACCTTTGAGGATGAGAAAAATCAAAGCAAAGAAGTGGGCAAGGCTGATGAGGAAACTGTTGATAAAACTAACAACAACATAGTCACAAGCCTTGCTGAGAAAGCCATGTCTGTAGCTGCTCCTGTGGTGCCTATGAAAGAAGATGGTGCAGTGGATCATGAAAG GCTGGTGTCGATATTGGCGGAGTTGGGACAGAAGGGTGGCATTCTGAAAGTGGTCGCAAAAGTTGCATTGCTTTGGGGTGGTATACGAGGTGCTATTAGTCTAACTGACAGGCTCATCTCATTTCTGCGCATAGCTGAACGTCCTTTGTTCCAGAG GATTCTTGCATTTGTTTGTATGGTGCTTGTTTTATGGTCACCAGTGTTTGTTCCATTTCTCCCTACACTTGTGCAAAGTTGGACAACAAAGAAGCCATCCAGGACTGCTGagattatttgtattattgGCCTCTACATGTCTATTTTCTTACTAGTTACTCTATGGGGCAAAAGGATACGTGGCTATGAGAAACCGCTTGACCAGTATGGACTAGATATGACTTCAATGCATAAG GTACAGATTTTTCTGAAAGGTTTATTTGGAGGAACCATCCTTGTTTTGCTAATATATTCTGTGAACTCCTTAATTGGCTGTGTTGATTTCCGTTTTCCCATGGCTCCTCCAACCTCTTCAGCAGCTTTAACCTGGCTAAAGGTGTATGGTCggatatttgttttatttgttcaaGGAGTTGCAACGGCAACAAGTGTTGCCACTGTTGAGGAGCTTCTTTTCAGGTCATGGTTGCCTGACGAAATTGCTGCTGACCTGGGATATTATCGTGGAATTATAATTTCTGGACTCGCATTTGCTTTGTTTCAAAG GTCACTTTGGGCAGTGCCGAGTTTGTGGCTATTGTCACTGGCTCTTGCAGGTGTTCGACAAAGAAGCCAAAGCCTCTTCCTTGCAATTGGGCTGCGTTCAGGGATACTGGCTTGTAGTCATATTTTACAGACTGGTttctttttgacttatttaCCAAAATTCCCTCCATGGTTCACGGGGTCTTCTCCAGCTCAACCATTTAGTGGAGTAGTTGGCCTTGCGTTTGCTTTGTCACTGGCAATACTTCTGTACCCTGTGGAGCCTCTTCATAGGAAGAAAATAGCCAGGAAAATCAAGGAATGA